Proteins from a genomic interval of Shewanella seohaensis:
- a CDS encoding aminoglycoside phosphotransferase family protein, giving the protein MIKLIRQSVLPHFGIEADEAKISALGNGHINDTLLVRWPSGELVLQRINTQVFKTPQALVSNADKISHHLCAKALQQQYGLQVVSPCLTQEGELAIDLGEQGFWRAISYLPHSLSIEVVKSEAEAEMAAKAFGHFACALSDFDATQLEDVIPQFHHLPGRMEMLRQAVQQDKAKRLDLCRNWVDYALSQQSLLDALAEISPQLPLRICHNDTKINNMLFDKRDMSSMAIIDLDTCMKGHLMYDFGDMVRTFCSPEAEDSTALDNVKVRQSIFAAICRGYLSELGEVLTEVEKRSLWLGARVICLMIGVRFLTDYLNGDVYFHVHREGHNLDRAANQFTLYQSLLDQEAELKACF; this is encoded by the coding sequence GTGATAAAACTCATTAGGCAGTCAGTGTTGCCTCATTTTGGAATTGAAGCTGACGAGGCAAAAATCTCAGCGTTAGGGAATGGTCATATTAACGATACCTTGTTAGTGCGTTGGCCCTCGGGTGAATTAGTGCTGCAACGTATTAACACCCAAGTGTTTAAGACGCCGCAGGCATTGGTAAGTAATGCCGATAAGATAAGCCATCATTTATGCGCTAAGGCATTACAACAGCAATATGGTCTTCAAGTGGTGAGTCCGTGCCTTACCCAAGAGGGGGAGCTGGCGATCGACTTAGGTGAGCAGGGATTTTGGCGTGCCATCAGTTACTTGCCCCACAGTTTAAGTATCGAAGTGGTGAAGTCTGAAGCCGAAGCCGAAATGGCGGCTAAGGCCTTTGGTCATTTTGCCTGTGCCTTGAGTGATTTCGATGCAACTCAGCTTGAGGATGTGATCCCGCAGTTCCACCATTTGCCGGGACGGATGGAAATGCTGCGCCAAGCGGTGCAACAGGATAAAGCCAAGCGGTTGGATTTATGCCGTAACTGGGTCGATTACGCCCTGTCACAGCAGAGTTTATTAGATGCGCTGGCCGAGATTTCGCCACAGCTCCCACTGCGTATTTGCCATAACGACACTAAAATCAACAATATGCTGTTTGATAAGCGCGACATGTCGAGCATGGCAATTATCGACCTCGATACGTGCATGAAAGGGCATTTGATGTATGACTTTGGCGATATGGTGCGTACCTTCTGTTCGCCCGAAGCCGAAGATTCGACCGCCCTTGATAATGTTAAAGTGCGCCAATCAATCTTTGCCGCCATTTGTCGTGGTTATTTGAGTGAGTTGGGCGAGGTGTTAACTGAGGTTGAAAAACGTAGCCTCTGGCTCGGGGCGCGAGTGATTTGCCTGATGATCGGCGTGCGTTTTTTAACGGATTATCTCAATGGCGACGTGTATTTCCATGTGCACCGTGAAGGCCACAATTTGGATAGGGCTGCGAATCAATTTACCTTGTATCAAAGTCTGTTAGATCAAGAAGCCGAGTTAAAGGCTTGCTTTTAG
- a CDS encoding nucleotidyltransferase family protein, with amino-acid sequence MNTDLTLVIMAAGLGSRFGGDKQLASLGPAGEPMLVLSIQSAIRSGFKRAVLVIRPELEAELRELLIRFLPADFEYHFCYQSLTDLPAEAQLADVSHRLKPWGTAHALWCARDCVNGPMAVINADDFYGDSAFASLAKGLTARPHDWMMVAYPIELTLSEHGGVNRGLCQVEQGQLLSVAEWLNIQAQDHGFIGEGPEGLAPLPSQSLVSMTCWGFSPSIFDVIKRELIEFIEQQGQLPKSECYLPAVVQAGIEQGVPVFVDVASEPWLGVTYPQDTVWVKQKLMELLSDKTH; translated from the coding sequence ATGAATACAGATTTGACCTTAGTCATTATGGCGGCAGGGCTAGGTAGTCGTTTTGGCGGCGATAAGCAATTGGCCTCCCTCGGTCCTGCGGGCGAACCCATGTTGGTGTTATCGATACAGTCGGCGATCCGCAGCGGATTTAAGCGTGCCGTGCTGGTTATCCGCCCCGAATTGGAAGCGGAACTCCGCGAGCTGTTGATACGCTTTTTGCCGGCGGACTTCGAGTATCACTTCTGTTATCAGTCGCTCACCGATTTGCCCGCCGAAGCGCAGCTTGCGGATGTGAGCCATCGTTTAAAGCCTTGGGGAACGGCTCATGCCCTGTGGTGTGCCCGCGATTGTGTTAATGGGCCAATGGCGGTGATCAATGCCGATGATTTTTACGGCGACAGCGCCTTTGCTTCTTTAGCGAAGGGATTAACCGCAAGGCCCCATGATTGGATGATGGTGGCTTATCCGATTGAGCTGACTTTGTCCGAGCACGGTGGCGTGAATCGTGGCTTATGCCAAGTGGAGCAGGGGCAACTGCTCTCAGTCGCCGAATGGTTGAATATTCAAGCCCAAGATCATGGTTTTATCGGTGAAGGTCCTGAGGGATTGGCACCTCTTCCTTCGCAGTCGCTGGTCTCTATGACCTGTTGGGGCTTCTCGCCAAGCATATTTGATGTTATTAAACGTGAATTAATCGAATTTATCGAACAGCAAGGCCAATTGCCTAAATCTGAATGCTATTTGCCCGCAGTGGTTCAGGCGGGAATTGAGCAAGGTGTGCCCGTGTTTGTCGATGTGGCCAGCGAACCTTGGCTCGGTGTGACCTATCCGCAGGATACTGTCTGGGTAAAGCAAAAATTAATGGAGTTATTGAGTGATAAAACTCATTAG
- the spoT gene encoding bifunctional GTP diphosphokinase/guanosine-3',5'-bis pyrophosphate 3'-pyrophosphohydrolase, whose translation MYLFEGLRESASSYLEPEQVELLKQAYQVARDAHEGQMRTSGEPYITHPVAVARILADMRLDHETLMAALLHDTIEDTYVTKEDLAEQFGEAVAELVEGVSKLDKLKFRDKKEAQAENFRKMMMAMTQDIRVILIKLADRTHNMRTLGALRPDKRRRIARETLEIYAPIANRLGIHNIKTELEDLGFQAYYPMRYRVLKEVVKAARGNRKELIQGIEAAVLTRLNDAGIKGKVKGREKNLYSIYNKMQSKELQFQEVMDIYAFRVIVDSIDTCYRVLGAMHGLYKPRPGRFKDYIAIPKANGYQSLHTSLFGPHGVPVEIQIRTEDMDQMADKGVAAHWAYKGGADGQGTTTQVRARKWMQSLLELQQSASTSFEFVENVKTELFPEEIYVFTPEGRILELPVNATAVDFAYEVHTDVGNTCVGARVNRQAYPLSQPLISGQTVEIITAKGARPNAAWLNFVVTGKARAKIRQVLKSLKADDAIALGRRLLNHALGKTKLDSIPAEQIDKVVRDTKHANLNSLLADIGLGNAMSIVIAQRLIGDNLENQESRDSHLMPIRGAEGMLVTFANCCRPIPGDAVIAHVSQGKGLVVHMENCANIRGYQGEPDKYIPVQWDNVEGVEYQANLRVEIVNHQGALAKITSIIAAEGSNIHNLSTEERDGRVYLINLRISVKDRIHLANVMRRIRVLPEVLRTSRNR comes from the coding sequence TTGTATCTGTTTGAAGGTCTCAGGGAGTCTGCGTCCAGCTACTTAGAACCCGAACAGGTTGAATTACTCAAGCAGGCCTATCAGGTAGCGCGAGATGCTCATGAAGGGCAGATGCGCACGAGTGGCGAACCTTACATTACCCATCCGGTTGCGGTTGCCCGCATCCTGGCCGATATGCGTCTCGACCATGAGACGCTGATGGCTGCTTTGCTGCATGACACCATAGAAGATACCTATGTCACCAAAGAGGACTTAGCCGAACAATTTGGCGAAGCCGTGGCAGAGTTGGTTGAAGGGGTGTCTAAGCTCGACAAGCTGAAATTTCGCGATAAAAAAGAAGCCCAGGCGGAAAACTTCCGCAAGATGATGATGGCCATGACCCAAGATATTCGGGTTATTCTCATCAAACTGGCCGACCGCACCCATAACATGCGCACCTTAGGCGCCCTGCGCCCCGACAAACGTCGCCGCATCGCCCGGGAAACCCTGGAAATTTACGCCCCTATCGCCAATCGTCTGGGTATTCATAATATCAAGACAGAGCTGGAAGACTTAGGCTTCCAAGCATATTATCCGATGCGCTATCGGGTGTTAAAGGAAGTGGTCAAAGCTGCCCGGGGTAACCGCAAAGAACTCATTCAAGGCATTGAAGCTGCGGTATTAACTCGCCTAAACGATGCGGGCATTAAAGGCAAAGTGAAAGGCCGCGAGAAGAACCTCTATTCCATCTACAACAAGATGCAGAGCAAGGAACTGCAGTTCCAAGAGGTGATGGATATCTACGCCTTTAGGGTGATCGTCGACTCTATCGACACCTGCTATCGCGTGCTCGGCGCCATGCATGGGCTCTATAAACCACGACCAGGTCGCTTTAAAGATTATATCGCCATCCCTAAAGCCAACGGCTATCAGTCGCTACATACCTCATTATTCGGCCCACACGGCGTGCCCGTAGAGATTCAGATACGTACCGAGGATATGGATCAGATGGCCGACAAAGGGGTGGCGGCGCACTGGGCTTATAAAGGCGGCGCCGATGGTCAAGGCACTACCACGCAAGTGCGTGCCCGTAAGTGGATGCAAAGCTTGCTGGAACTGCAACAGAGCGCCAGCACCTCGTTCGAATTCGTTGAAAACGTTAAAACCGAACTCTTCCCCGAAGAGATTTACGTCTTTACCCCCGAAGGTCGCATTTTAGAATTACCGGTTAACGCCACCGCGGTGGATTTTGCCTATGAAGTCCATACCGATGTGGGTAACACCTGTGTCGGCGCCCGCGTTAACCGCCAAGCTTATCCGTTAAGCCAGCCCTTAATCTCCGGCCAAACCGTTGAGATCATTACCGCCAAAGGCGCGCGTCCGAATGCCGCTTGGCTTAACTTTGTGGTGACGGGTAAAGCCCGCGCCAAAATCCGCCAAGTGCTTAAGAGCCTAAAAGCAGACGATGCTATCGCCCTTGGCCGCCGTTTGCTTAACCATGCGCTGGGTAAAACCAAACTCGATAGCATTCCTGCCGAGCAGATTGATAAAGTCGTGCGCGATACCAAGCACGCCAATTTAAATTCCTTACTCGCCGACATCGGCCTTGGCAATGCCATGAGCATAGTCATCGCCCAACGTTTGATTGGCGATAATTTAGAGAATCAAGAGAGCCGCGATTCTCACCTGATGCCAATCCGTGGCGCCGAAGGCATGTTAGTAACCTTCGCTAACTGCTGCCGCCCCATCCCAGGTGATGCGGTGATAGCCCACGTGAGCCAAGGTAAAGGCCTAGTCGTCCACATGGAAAACTGCGCTAACATTCGCGGTTACCAAGGCGAGCCAGATAAATACATTCCCGTACAGTGGGACAATGTCGAAGGCGTCGAATATCAAGCCAATCTGCGGGTGGAAATTGTTAACCACCAAGGCGCGCTGGCGAAGATCACCTCGATTATCGCCGCCGAAGGTTCGAACATTCACAACCTTAGCACCGAAGAGCGCGATGGCCGCGTTTACTTGATTAACCTGCGAATTTCGGTGAAGGACAGGATCCATTTAGCTAACGTGATGCGCCGTATCCGGGTACTGCCCGAGGTGTTGCGTACATCCCGTAATCGTTGA
- the gmk gene encoding guanylate kinase produces the protein MTARGNLFIVSAPSGAGKSSLISALLKDKPADMQVSVSHTTRAPRPGEVNGQHYHFVNVEEFKELIEQNAFFEWAEVFGNYYGTSRHVIEHTLTQGIDVFLDIDWQGAQQVKAVMPEAIGVFILPPSRDELERRLTGRGQDSQEVIASRMAQAVSEMSHYKEYDFIIVNDDFDTALADLRAIIRSQRLTGASQIHAQNDMLNDLLAD, from the coding sequence ATGACCGCACGCGGAAATTTATTTATTGTTTCAGCCCCGAGTGGTGCTGGTAAATCCTCGCTGATTTCGGCGCTGCTGAAAGACAAACCCGCCGACATGCAGGTTTCAGTGTCGCACACTACCCGTGCGCCTCGCCCTGGCGAAGTGAATGGTCAGCACTACCATTTTGTTAATGTTGAAGAATTTAAAGAGCTGATCGAGCAAAATGCCTTTTTCGAGTGGGCCGAAGTGTTCGGTAACTACTATGGCACTTCGCGCCACGTCATTGAGCACACTTTGACTCAAGGTATCGATGTTTTCCTCGATATCGACTGGCAAGGCGCCCAGCAAGTCAAAGCCGTGATGCCAGAGGCCATTGGTGTATTTATTCTACCGCCCTCACGGGATGAGCTAGAACGTCGCCTCACTGGCCGTGGCCAAGACAGTCAGGAAGTTATCGCCAGCCGTATGGCACAGGCGGTTTCTGAAATGTCGCACTATAAAGAATATGATTTTATTATCGTCAATGACGATTTTGACACAGCACTGGCCGATCTGCGGGCGATCATTCGCAGCCAACGCTTAACGGGTGCTAGTCAGATCCACGCGCAAAATGATATGCTTAATGATCTGTTGGCAGACTAG
- the rpoZ gene encoding DNA-directed RNA polymerase subunit omega: MARVTVEDAVEQIGNRFDMILVAARRARQIAVQGKDPMVEEENDKPTVIALREIELGLVNAHTLDADERQTVREREAAEIAAVAAIAEGRSL, from the coding sequence ATGGCTCGCGTAACTGTAGAAGACGCCGTAGAACAAATCGGCAACCGTTTTGATATGATCCTGGTTGCAGCGCGTCGTGCTCGCCAAATCGCTGTGCAGGGCAAAGACCCTATGGTTGAAGAAGAGAACGACAAGCCAACGGTTATCGCTCTGCGCGAAATCGAACTAGGTTTAGTGAATGCTCACACTTTAGATGCCGATGAGCGTCAAACCGTGCGTGAGCGCGAAGCTGCTGAAATCGCAGCGGTTGCCGCCATCGCTGAAGGCCGTTCACTATAA
- a CDS encoding calcium/sodium antiporter, translating to MLIALSIIGGFIILTLGAEALVRGASSIALRLGITPLIIGLTIVAFGTSAPELAVSVKSALAGNSGIALGNVIGSNIANIGLILAITALIRPIQVQSQMVRRDIPLMILASMLFWGLLLDGELSLIDGVILLSLLVGYLVFSYFSSKNTTDADGEIIEEGPKNPLLSVAFIVVGIGMLVGGGILFVNGAVELAKVFGVSEIIIGLTIVAIGTSMPELVTSVLAALKGESDIAIGNVVGSNLFNILGILGVTAIVHPVSALGFQSFDFIVMLALAVVILPFAWSGLRIGRREGATLLVAYLGYMVYLVNQASTQAVV from the coding sequence ATGCTCATTGCACTTTCAATTATCGGCGGCTTTATCATTTTAACCTTAGGCGCAGAAGCCTTAGTCCGTGGCGCGAGCTCCATCGCTCTACGTCTTGGCATTACGCCACTCATCATCGGCTTAACCATTGTGGCCTTTGGTACCAGCGCGCCCGAACTTGCGGTGAGTGTCAAGTCAGCACTAGCAGGCAATAGCGGCATTGCGCTGGGTAACGTGATTGGCTCTAACATTGCCAACATTGGTTTGATTTTGGCGATTACCGCTCTTATTCGCCCGATTCAAGTACAGTCACAGATGGTAAGACGGGATATCCCCTTGATGATCCTCGCCTCTATGCTGTTTTGGGGATTGTTATTGGACGGCGAACTCAGCCTGATTGACGGCGTGATTTTATTATCACTGCTTGTTGGCTACCTCGTATTCAGCTATTTCAGCTCGAAAAATACCACAGATGCCGATGGCGAAATCATCGAAGAAGGTCCTAAAAACCCATTACTCTCTGTGGCCTTTATTGTCGTGGGTATCGGCATGTTAGTCGGTGGCGGGATTTTATTTGTAAACGGTGCGGTCGAGTTAGCCAAAGTGTTTGGCGTGAGCGAAATCATTATCGGCTTAACTATTGTCGCTATTGGCACCAGCATGCCTGAGCTAGTGACCTCTGTTTTAGCGGCCCTAAAAGGTGAGAGCGATATCGCTATCGGTAACGTGGTTGGCTCTAACCTATTCAACATTCTGGGTATTTTAGGTGTGACGGCGATTGTGCACCCAGTATCTGCCTTAGGTTTCCAATCCTTCGACTTTATCGTGATGCTCGCCCTAGCCGTAGTGATTTTACCCTTCGCTTGGTCAGGACTACGCATCGGTCGCCGTGAAGGTGCCACACTGCTTGTCGCTTACTTAGGCTACATGGTTTACCTCGTCAACCAAGCCAGCACTCAAGCCGTCGTTTAA
- a CDS encoding RidA family protein, translated as MAEKIIIATENAPAAIGTYSQAVKVGSTVYLSGQIPLVPSTMQIVSDDFEAQVVQVFENLTAVCTAAGGTINDIVKLNIFLTDLSHFAKVNEIMSRYFSQPYPARAAIGVKQLPKDAQVEMDGVMEL; from the coding sequence ATGGCAGAAAAAATCATTATCGCGACCGAAAACGCCCCAGCGGCAATTGGCACTTATTCTCAAGCGGTTAAAGTCGGCAGCACAGTGTATTTATCCGGCCAAATCCCACTGGTGCCAAGCACAATGCAAATCGTGAGCGATGATTTTGAGGCGCAAGTTGTGCAAGTGTTTGAAAACTTAACGGCCGTTTGTACCGCAGCTGGCGGCACGATCAACGATATCGTTAAGCTCAATATCTTCCTAACGGACTTAAGCCACTTCGCAAAAGTGAATGAAATCATGAGCCGTTACTTCAGCCAACCTTATCCTGCTCGCGCCGCTATCGGTGTGAAGCAGCTGCCTAAGGATGCACAAGTCGAAATGGACGGCGTGATGGAGCTGTAA
- a CDS encoding MFS transporter produces MGTLEAPSALTCSRRSARNLWLRCTLRRSQQEAVASSMMTATSDNFFNAYAIFLGASLAQMGFVTGLPQLFGAMSQLVSVWLASHFSRRSFIVYCAALQALVVLGMGALAAFRPEHAVWIFIALAVGYHGFINLIQPHWRAWMGSIVPERRRGAFFAARTRLTMGASLSVFFVGGGILTLTDSLQMAWLGFTLLFSIAAMGRFVSAWLLLQMHDPDPREAKQRGVFIQTIRNFRGAWKDKTFRQYSLFVASMQAMVAISAPFFAVYMLEDLKFSYIEFVLASVASIATQFVTLKFWGRFSDQFGNRLVMIITSCMIPSLPLLWLFSDNYLYILLIQAFSGLAWSGFTLSTANYLYDIRPFRSDFATYAALQASLSAGLVFVGAMVGGTIASHAADFLVWSGWNTWLSSPIFVVFLVSTILRAFVTLWFIPRSVEPKVRPRPQLLQLIFRIRGFNAISGVSLDWLTVVKRRNTPD; encoded by the coding sequence ATGGGCACCCTCGAAGCTCCCTCTGCATTAACGTGTTCGCGCCGTAGCGCTAGAAATCTCTGGTTAAGATGCACCCTGCGTCGCTCGCAGCAGGAAGCCGTGGCTTCGTCAATGATGACGGCGACGAGCGATAACTTTTTCAATGCCTACGCAATTTTTCTCGGTGCCAGTCTTGCACAAATGGGCTTTGTTACCGGTTTGCCACAGCTTTTTGGGGCGATGTCGCAGCTGGTTTCGGTCTGGTTAGCGAGTCACTTTTCCCGCCGTAGTTTTATCGTCTACTGCGCAGCTTTGCAGGCGTTGGTGGTATTGGGAATGGGCGCGTTAGCGGCCTTCCGTCCCGAACATGCGGTATGGATATTTATCGCGCTCGCCGTGGGATACCATGGGTTTATTAATCTTATCCAACCCCATTGGCGCGCTTGGATGGGGTCTATCGTGCCCGAACGTCGCCGTGGCGCCTTCTTTGCGGCGCGTACCCGCTTAACCATGGGCGCATCCTTAAGTGTATTTTTTGTGGGCGGTGGCATTCTTACCCTTACTGATTCGCTGCAAATGGCCTGGCTAGGCTTTACCTTGTTGTTTTCGATAGCGGCTATGGGACGTTTTGTCTCGGCTTGGTTGTTATTGCAAATGCACGACCCGGATCCGCGCGAAGCCAAGCAGCGGGGCGTATTTATCCAAACTATCCGCAATTTTCGCGGAGCATGGAAGGATAAAACCTTCCGCCAATACAGCCTATTTGTGGCCAGTATGCAGGCGATGGTAGCCATCTCGGCGCCGTTTTTCGCCGTATATATGCTGGAAGACTTGAAGTTTAGCTACATTGAATTTGTGCTAGCCAGTGTGGCATCGATAGCCACCCAGTTTGTGACGCTGAAGTTTTGGGGACGATTTAGCGATCAATTCGGCAATCGTTTGGTGATGATTATTACCAGTTGCATGATCCCAAGCTTGCCGTTGTTATGGCTGTTTTCCGATAACTATCTGTATATTCTCCTCATTCAGGCGTTCTCGGGCCTAGCGTGGAGCGGCTTTACCTTAAGTACCGCCAATTACCTTTATGATATTCGTCCCTTTCGCAGTGATTTTGCCACCTACGCGGCGCTGCAAGCGTCACTCAGCGCTGGGTTGGTGTTTGTGGGGGCCATGGTCGGTGGAACGATAGCCTCCCATGCGGCGGACTTTTTAGTCTGGTCGGGTTGGAATACCTGGCTCAGTAGCCCGATTTTTGTGGTGTTTTTGGTGTCGACCATACTGCGCGCATTCGTGACGCTGTGGTTTATTCCGCGCTCGGTCGAACCTAAAGTCAGGCCTAGGCCGCAGTTGCTGCAACTTATCTTCCGTATCCGCGGTTTTAACGCGATTTCGGGCGTGAGTCTCGACTGGTTAACTGTGGTAAAACGCCGAAATACCCCTGACTAG
- a CDS encoding AMP-binding protein: MDNAIKTPVEMLAHWANTRGDEIYLRQPIKGQYLDFTWNEVQEKVQQLAGALRHLGLEPGDKIAVLSKNCAEWFITDLALMHGGYISVPIYPTANTDTIRYVLQHSGAKAIFLGKLDHWADQEASVGGELLRLAMPYETMPAQYQWEQLLKMGNPLIEAPLPELDQTMTLIYTSGSTGQPKGAIQTFASYGWTCQAVVRDLRTNGNDRLLSYLPLAHITERVAIEGSSFYSGSTVAFVESLDSFVADVQRAKPTVFFSVPRLWSLFQKNIIDKIGVGKLNLLLKIPLISSLVKHKIHKGLGLNHCRLLGSGSAPIPPSLIHWYHSIGLDICEAWGMTENCAYSIINYPFDVRKIGTVGKPVQDCQIRQGEDGELLLKSPGLMTAYYLQPEATAAAFDPDGFFHTGDLCAIDADGCVTITGRVKDNFKTAKGKYVAPVPIERKLAQDPHVELICVIGSGLPHPVALVQLSEGATLQAREEVRASLKATLDSVNPHLESHEHVDAIVVVNEPWTIENDVLTPTLKIKRHVLEKAFSERVDGIRGAQVRWEDELSAK; this comes from the coding sequence ATGGATAATGCGATTAAGACGCCAGTTGAAATGTTGGCGCACTGGGCGAATACACGTGGGGATGAGATCTATTTGCGCCAGCCCATCAAGGGTCAATACCTTGATTTCACGTGGAATGAAGTGCAAGAAAAAGTGCAGCAACTCGCGGGTGCACTGCGCCATTTAGGCTTAGAGCCGGGCGATAAGATTGCCGTGCTCTCTAAAAACTGCGCCGAATGGTTTATTACCGACCTCGCCTTGATGCACGGCGGCTATATCAGCGTTCCCATCTACCCCACCGCCAATACAGATACTATCCGCTATGTGTTGCAACATAGTGGTGCCAAAGCGATTTTCCTCGGCAAGCTCGACCACTGGGCCGATCAAGAAGCCAGCGTTGGCGGCGAATTACTCCGCCTTGCCATGCCCTATGAGACCATGCCGGCCCAATATCAGTGGGAGCAACTGCTCAAGATGGGCAACCCTCTGATTGAAGCGCCGTTACCTGAGCTTGATCAGACCATGACCCTGATTTACACCTCGGGCTCAACGGGCCAACCTAAGGGCGCGATTCAGACGTTTGCCAGCTATGGCTGGACTTGCCAAGCGGTGGTGCGCGATCTGCGTACCAACGGCAACGACAGATTATTGTCCTACTTACCGTTAGCGCATATTACCGAGCGTGTGGCGATCGAAGGCTCGTCTTTTTATTCTGGCAGCACAGTTGCCTTCGTCGAAAGCTTAGACTCCTTCGTTGCCGATGTGCAGCGCGCTAAACCGACGGTGTTTTTCTCGGTTCCGCGGCTGTGGAGTCTGTTCCAGAAGAACATTATCGACAAGATTGGTGTTGGCAAACTCAATCTATTGCTAAAAATCCCACTGATTAGCAGCCTAGTAAAACACAAGATCCACAAAGGGTTAGGACTCAACCATTGCCGTTTACTCGGCTCTGGTTCTGCGCCTATTCCGCCCTCACTGATTCACTGGTACCACAGCATTGGCTTGGATATTTGTGAAGCCTGGGGGATGACGGAAAACTGTGCTTACTCCATCATCAACTATCCCTTCGATGTGCGCAAAATCGGCACTGTGGGTAAACCCGTGCAGGATTGCCAAATCCGCCAAGGTGAAGACGGCGAACTGCTGCTGAAGAGTCCCGGCCTGATGACGGCCTATTATCTGCAACCCGAAGCGACAGCGGCGGCCTTCGATCCCGATGGTTTCTTCCATACTGGCGACCTCTGCGCTATCGATGCCGATGGCTGTGTGACTATCACTGGCCGCGTGAAGGACAACTTTAAAACCGCTAAGGGTAAATACGTCGCCCCAGTGCCAATTGAACGTAAGCTCGCGCAGGATCCCCATGTGGAGCTGATTTGCGTCATTGGTTCTGGTCTGCCGCATCCCGTCGCATTAGTACAACTTTCCGAGGGCGCGACCTTACAAGCCCGCGAGGAAGTTCGTGCATCTTTAAAAGCGACCCTCGATAGCGTGAACCCACATTTAGAGTCCCATGAGCATGTGGATGCAATTGTGGTTGTGAACGAGCCTTGGACCATCGAAAACGATGTGTTAACTCCGACACTGAAGATCAAACGTCATGTGCTCGAGAAGGCATTTAGCGAGCGTGTCGACGGTATTCGCGGTGCGCAAGTACGCTGGGAAGATGAGTTATCTGCAAAATAA